In Vanessa atalanta chromosome 19, ilVanAtal1.2, whole genome shotgun sequence, one DNA window encodes the following:
- the LOC125071559 gene encoding trypsin alpha-like, which yields MALIWLLSLALVGASSADYLQTYPSIVQVETIQPWGFWEQTCAASILNSRYVLSAASCFSTSPSLHRIRAGATFRHTGGIINYVDRVINYPRGNFTTQVHDISVVRLASVLTYSSLIQQAAIAKPQTIIPNGIVLAQGGWGRGNSSYSLSFAQVRTVSGSHCGVNQPANQTTFNSTSNVLCGTLTQGFNVSNADGGSPWIFGNVTVGVVSGVDHGNSSWSGIIATPIAYFTNWIVRTAV from the exons ATGGCTCTCATCTGGTTATTGAGTCTCGCCCTCGTAG GTGCATCATCAGCTGACTATCTGCAAACATACCCCTCCATCGTGCAAGTGGAGACTATCCAGCCGTGGGGTTTCTGGGAGCAGACTTGCGCCGCGAGCATCCTCAATTCCAGATACGTGCTCTCTGCTGCCTCTTGTTTCTCAACATC ACCATCGTTACATCGTATCCGCGCCGGCGCTACGTTCCGACACACCGGTGGTATCATCAACTATGTCGACAGAGTGATCAACTACCCCAGAGGAAACTTTACCACCCAGGTTCACGACATCTCCGTAGTGAGACTAGCGTCCGTTCTCACGTACAGCTCTCTCATACAACAGGCTGCTATTGCAAAGCCGCAAACAATTATCCCCAATGGAATAGTTTTGGCGCAAGGAGGTTGGGGTCGTGGCAAC TCCTCATACTCTCTCAGCTTTGCTCAAGTAAGGACGGTCAGTGGTAGTCATTGCGGTGTCAATCAACCGGCCAACCAGACAACTTTCAACTCCACTTCTAACGTCCTCTGTGGAACTCTAACTCAAGGGTTCAACGTCTCCAACGCTGACGGCGGCAGTCCCTGGATCTTCGGCAACGTCACAGTGGGTGTCGTTAGTGGAGTCGACCACGGAAACAGCTCGTGGTCTGGCATTATCGCTACCCCGATCGCTTATTTCACCAACTGGATCGTCAGAACCGCTGTATAA